One Mobula hypostoma chromosome 5, sMobHyp1.1, whole genome shotgun sequence DNA segment encodes these proteins:
- the mtx3 gene encoding metaxin-3 isoform X2 — protein MAYAKFSRAPLKVYFINNPWKTPTGDIPVLISDNKNIVQPDNILNFLRKQKYNADHELSAKQAADTLAFIALIEEKLRPALLHAFWIDIENYCNLTRPWFASRIPFPLNFYIPGQMSRSAMNQIILSRGEPPFYNIKEVEMQIYRDAKECLNLLSYRLGTSNFFFGITPTSFDAFAFGFLAPLYKADLPNAHLQKHLHQLHNLCHFCDNILTQYFVQSSSALYCGLNIYNWSEVTLTARSKHVTFKAEIVTPEEMVDENLQKLTQLVNKECNLIEKMDDNLRSSPQHKSQGAAPLKLTAMTSEVNSSQH, from the exons GGGACATTCCTGTATTGATTTCCGATAATAAGAATATTGTGCAACCTGATAACATTTTGAACTTCCTGAGGAAACAG AAATATAATGCTGACCATGAATTATCAGCTAAACAGGCAGCTGACACGTTGGCATTTATTGCACTGATCGAAGAGAAGCTACGACCAGCTTTG CTGCACGCTTTCTGGATTGACATCGAAAATTACTGCAATCTGACCCGACCATGGTTTGCTTCAAGAATCCCCTTTCCATTGAATTTCTACATCCCAGGGCAGATGTCAAGATCTGCGATGAATCAGATAATTCTGTCCCGAGGAGAGCCACCCTTCTACAACATCAAGGAGGTGGAAATGCAG ATATACAGAGATGCAAAAGAATGCCTGAACCTTCTATCCTATAGATTGGGAACATCtaatttcttctttggaataaC GCCAACGAGTTTTGACGCCTTTGCATTTGGGTTTCTTGCTCCTCTATATAAAGCAGACCTGCCTAACGCTCATCTCCAGAAGCACTTGCATCAGCTCCATAACCTTTGCCACTTCTGTGACAACATCTTAACTCAGTACTTCGTACAAAGCTCCTCGG CATTATATTGCGGTCTCAACATCTACAATTGGTCTGAGGTTACTCTGACAGCACGTTCCAAGCATGTAacctttaaggcagagatag TGACCCCAGAAGAGATGGTGGATGAAAACCTGCAGAAGCTGACCCAGCTTGTAAACAAGGAATGCAACCTGATTGAGAAG atgGACGACAATCTTCGCAGCAGTCCCCAGCATAAATCCCAAGGAGCAGCCCCCTTAAAACTGACAGCTATGACTAGTGAAGTCAACTCATCACAGCACTGA